The nucleotide sequence cgaccgagcgctgaggattagcgccaccctcgacagcaaataggaagccgtgctcgtcgactttctccgcacGAATGTCGAtatattcgcgtggagtccctcggacatgccgggcatactgagggaggttgccgagcacgccttggacatccgggccggctccagaccggtgaagcagcgcctgcgccgattcgacgaggaaaagcacagggccatcgacgaggaggtgtagaagcttttggcggccagattcatcaaggaagtatcccatccagagtggttagctaatcctgtattagtcaagaagaaaaatgggaagtggaggatgtgtgtagactacaccggtttgaataaagcatttccaaaagttccattcccattacctcgaatcgaccaaatcattgactccactgcgggatgcgaaaccctatctttccttgatgcgtatttcggttaccatcaaatcaagatgaaagaattcgaccagctcgcgacttctttcatcaccccattcggcgtgtactgctatgtgactatgtcattcggcctcagaaacgcaggggccacataccagcggtgcatgacccaggtctctggcgagcacatcgggcgaaccgtcgaggcctacgtggaagacatcgtggtcaagtccaggaaggccagtgatctcgtcgatgacttggagatagccttcaaatgcctcaaagagaagggcatcaagctcaaccccgagaagtgtcttcggggtcccccgaggcatgctcttgggattcatagtctcggagcgcggcatcgaggccaacctagagaaggtctcggctgtgactaacatgggaccaatccgagacctcaagggagtgcagagggttatgggatgccttgcggccctgagccgcttcatctcgcgccttggcgaaaaaggcttgcctctgtaccgcctcttgagaaaatccgaacgcttttcttggacccccgaggccgataaagccctcaccaagctcaaggcactactcaccaatcctcccgtcctggtgccGCCGACCaagggtgaggccctcttactctacgtcgccgcgacgacccaagtggtcagcgcggccattgtggccgagaggcaggaagaggggcatgctctacccgtccaatgacctatttacttcatcagcgaggtgctctccgaaactaagacacgctacccccacatccagaagctgatctatgccatagtctttgctcgacgcaagctgcgtcactactttgagtcccacccagtgaccgtggtgtcgtctttccctctgggagagataatccagaaccgggaggcctcgggtagaatagccaagtgggccgtcgaactcatgggggaagccctgtcttttgcgcctcggaaagcaattaaatcccaggtcttggtcgattttgtggctgagtggaccgacacccaactgccacctgctcaaatccaggcggaatgctggaccatgtactttgacgggtccctgatgaagaccggggcaggcgcgggtctgctcttcatctcacccctcggagtgcacaggCGCTACATGAtctggctccacttcgccgcctccaacaacgcagccgagtacgaagccctcgtcaatggcttgcagatcgccatcggaATTGGAGTACGGTGTCTCGACATACGGGGCGATtcgtagctcgtcgtcgatcaagtgatgaaggagtcaaactgccatgaccccaaaatggaggcatactgcaagttggtacgtcgcctagaagacaagttcgacgaactcgaactcaaccacattgcgcgaaaattcaacgaggccacggacaaactggcaaagatggcgttggcacaggccccggtccccccgaacatcttcgctagagacctccacaagccttccatcgactacgcctcggcggtggaagagggcccaccggtcgagcccaccgcagggcccgaggccccctctgtcaccgagacccctgcggccgagcccgaggccatggaaatcaacgTCGAGCCTCCCGAGGCTGACCagggcacggactggcgagtcctgttccttgattgccttgttcgagaagagcttcctgcagacaggaccgaagcccgatgacttgcgcgacgagccaaaacttacgtcctcagcaacggcgagttgtacaggcgaagcccatctggcgtcctccaacggtgcatcaccaccgaggcaggccaagccctactttgggacttgcacgtgggagcctacgggcaccatgcagcgcctcggacgctcgtcgaaaatgccttccaccaagggttctactggccaatggcggttgctgacgccaccaagctggtacgctcctgcgagggatgccagtactatgcgcggcagacgcacctcccggcctaagccctccaaaccatccccattatatGGCCATTCATCGTGTGGGGGCTAGACATGGTtaggcctctgcagaaggccctcgggggctatacccatttgctggtagctattgacaagttctccaagtggattgaggctTGTCCGATCACTCGAATAAAATCCGAGCAgacggtgctgttcttcactgatatcatccacacgttcagggttccgaacaccatcatcactgacaatgggacacaattcaccggccacaagttcctggttctacgacgaccaccacatccgtgtggcctggtcggtcgtaggacaccctaggacaaatggccaagtagaacgtgccaacagcatgatcctacagggtctcaagccaagaatatacaaccggttcaagaaatttggcaagaaatggcttgctgaactcccgtcggtcatctggagcctaaggaacactctgagccgagccacgaggttcacaccgttcttcctggtctatggagccgaggccatcctccccactgacttggagtacggttccccgaggctacaggcctacaacgagcaaagcaaccacactGCCCGTGAGGATGCCcacgaccaactggaggaagcccgagacgttgcactgctacactcggccaagtaccagcaagccctacgacgctatcaagcccagcgcattcgaagccgagacctgaaagtGGGCGACCTGGTCCTGAGACTGAGacagagcaataagggccgccacaagctgaccccgccatgggaagggacgtacatcatcgcccaagtgctaaagaccgggacctacaagttagccaacgagaagggcgaaatcctcaccaacgcttggaacatagaacagctacgtcgcttctacccttaaattcccaagcattgtatacattgtttctcgaaatataataaagaagtgttctttaattgttctaatttttcgagaaacctcccgagcccatcgatgagggatcggcgttacgataacgctataagggagactcggctctacctctatagaggtgcccaccgcggggctcgaacaagactcggctctgcctctgcagaaccgagcctccctcgggggctagaacgGGGCACCCCCCCCCCCGTAAGTCCCAGACACtgttttttagtcgttttttaaaaaaaattctacgccaaactctgtcgcgtactctgacaaatcgattgtaaaaaacctaaggaccgaaagtctgtctcagggccaaaaggccggccgagcggCGAGACggctacgcctctgggctacggcaactctctcaccaccttttgcctgaagggcagcttaggctccgaggaagttttttgcaagagatatgttcaaagacgagacagagggcggaggctcggaaatacaacaaaaaatgattaaaaagcatatacacacaagtactttaaaaggcctcgacggccacaagcgtcatggtacaatgatgtaagtcctaatctatttacacggcccctttggcccaggtcaaaactcagggtcgccagcgtcggcggtcggcgtaggaggaaccacctcctcttcgaacaacctggccagtgccgtgccaggggcctcaaccgcctccaccagcttcatgacctcctcggcCTTCTCATCATCCTCAGACACGACGTAACCGTCGTTGACGGCCTCGAGGTCAATGCCGACGTAATGCGAGGAGACGacagccagggcgcgcttgacgcccatatgcaacgccccccggagccgctcgtggactcggccgctcaacgcgatcaagcggctcccaagggagctgcccgactcgaccccctcgacctctagggcctcgcaggcggtacgggcggcGCTCCACAACGCGTTGTGCTCCCAGATcttggcctcgagcaccgcctgcactgcgacggaggcctcagctgcctGGGAGACCTCCTTCTTCAACCCTGCGCCAAGACaagcgggatggggttaagcacgaaagaaaacaagccgaacaggggcgcaagcctatgagactcaccctcggctttctccctctagttttggacctcgacccgagaagcctcggtcgccctggaagcctccctctccagctctacgtcacatcagggagttaggggtcaaacgcaagaaaaaaaacaaggggcgcggctcaacaggactcaccctcggccttttccttccaggctaaggcctcggccaccttgatagcctccgccagggcacctttcgtcagcaggtgcgcgccctgctcctcctccagctgctCGACGATGGCCTTGGTAGAGGCCGCCTCTTGTTCGGctcgggacctgaaggtgtcccactCGCCAGCCACccaggtcagctcctcctccagctcctggatccgtgccgccaaaggggcggcctgctcccaagccgtggccgcctcggccttcatgtcagcacaacgaaggcggaggtcctccacctccgcgctccgcgccgatagaagctcattagcattggcgaGCAGGTCTTTCTGCTaccgaagctggtcccagacgtccctctcccgtcggaggaacatcgacttctcgagctcctagatatgTAGAACAAACGTCAAGCACTGGGAGAAAACTCAGGAAAAAGACGACACAGCACAAGAAAAGAAAGCGCGTACCTAGGCAACGCCGGGCAGGTTGtcagccacgacggacagcgTTGTCCGCAGCGATCGCTCCGCCAACCGACGGAATTGCTCGAGGGAGCCCCAGTGCCCcccctcggctgcgtcctcgagggtgaacagaggctccccctcagggtcgtcccggctccaccacaagacacgcgggctatcccacccgcggggctcgggttgtacccggaCGAGCGCCGAGCTCCCCTCGCCAGAagtcagagctggctgctccgcggtgctggccgcctcggcgtccgccacctccttcccctgggaagtatcgtcgaaggagattgaatgaacctccacctcccgggcgttCTCCTGCGACGGCGACGGGTCATCGACCGGGGGCGGTACCaaagcttgccccgcctccgtcTCCGCATCCTAGGCCGCCGGCTCCGCCGTGCCTGagccggcctccgccacctcggcctcggtggtcctaggagctccaacctccgccacctcagcctcggtggtcctgggagcCCCGACATCCGCCACCTCGGCTTTGGAAGCCCTAGAAGCCccagcctccgccacctcggcctcggaggtcctaggggcctcggcctcgccctcggtggcctcagtgaTTGAAGGCGCCTCGGCTTCACCTGACTCGAGGGCCCTGGCGTCGCGGggcgtaggcgcctcctcccccgcctgCTTCGTGGCCGCCtcagtagcctctccttgggcaaCCGGCTCCTTCAGGTCGGCCCTGGCCAACGCCGCGCCATGCCGCATGGCGGCCTACGAGTCCACCCatcgggcggtggagctggtgctcaccttgagcgccttaagtggcGCCAGGGCGAGCGCTTCCGCTTGACGCTTCCGGCTGAAGACAAAACACTCAcgaggtcagcatacgaccaaataacgagtgggagatgctacaaactccactgacaaaacacttacctcgaacgggGAAGCAATAGCTTCCGCACCGCATCCCTCGTCCTCggcaatggcggtggcggcggcagtggcatGGCCCCCGTGTCCGCCGATACCGGCCGGCCCTCGCCGGACTCCAACGCCCCCTCGGCCCTCTACAGAGGCGGTTGAGTCGCCCCCGCCATcgcccgctccacctccgccgtcgagcccatcgggctgacggcacgctttgCCGATGCCCGtgtctcgggcgtgtcggcctcggccccggggcggGCGCTCGCCAGCCCCGAggcgccctctcctcctcctggagATGCTAGGCCGCTCGCCGATGCCCCGGGCGTCgt is from Miscanthus floridulus cultivar M001 chromosome 7, ASM1932011v1, whole genome shotgun sequence and encodes:
- the LOC136465683 gene encoding uncharacterized protein → MRHGAALARADLKEPVAQGEATEAATKQAGEEAPTPRDARALESGEAEAPSITEATEGEAEAPRTSEAEVAEAGASRASKAEVADVGAPRTTEAEVAEGKEVADAEAASTAEQPALTSGEGSSALVRAAPLAARIQELEEELTWVAGEWDTFRSRAEQEAASTKAIVEQLEEEQGAHLLTKGLKKEVSQAAEASVAVQAVLEAKIWEHNALWSAARTACEALEVEGVESGSSLGSRLIALSGRVHERLRGALHMGVKRALAVVSSHYVGIDLEAVNDGYVVSEDDEKAEEVMKLVEAVEAPGTALASDDGVRNPERVDDISEEQHRLLGFYSSDRTSLNPLGELVNSYQQMGIAPEGLLQRPNHV